The genomic interval CGGTTGCATTTTTCACTTCAAATCCGTTAGAGCAATCAATTTTAATGGGAGACCCTTCCACGGAGGTTACCGTTCCTAGCTCCGCCAAATCTGCTTTGGTTAACTTGCCTGGAACCACATGAAAGGTCAAAATTCTAGTCAGCTGAGGAATATTTTGCACCAATGTTTGAATGGTTCCCGGTGGCAGTTTGGCAAATGCCTCATCTGTGGGCGCAAACACCGTAAATGGACCGGGGCTTTTGAGTGTTTCCACCAATCCAGCCGCTTGAACTGCGGTAACCAGTGTTTTAAAGGAACCTGCACTAACTGCGATATCAACAATGTCTGCCATAGGTTTAAATGAATGTAATGTAGGTGATACGTGGTAGGTGATAGGTATCAGGTATTAGGTTTCAGCCTTCACTCTCAAGATAAGGATTCACTGTTCACTGTTCACTGTTCACTGATCCCTCCCCCTGCATAGGAAAAGCGTTGCACATGAAGAAAAAAATTCTGGCTGTGCAACGCCGAATGGAAGGGAGCATTATGCTCTTAATTGTGATAATACTGTTGAAACCTATAAATAGAAATCGCGATTTCTAATTAGGAGAATAGACCATCATCTATGAAGTCAGTCCTACTAAGGAGAACGGATTGAAAAACGCAACGCTCCATCAACTCAAGGTTTTTGAGGCAGTCGCCCGTCATAGTAGTTTTACCCGTGCTGCGGAAGAGCTATTTTTAACGCAGCCTACTGTTTCAATGCAGGTGAAGCAACTGTCAAAAGCGGTTGGTTTGCCGTTGTTTGAGCAGGTTGGCAAGCGGTTGTATCTCACGGAAGCGGGGAAGGAACTCTACACCACCTGCCGAGAATTGTTCGATCGCCTATCCCAGTTTGAGATCGCGGTCGCCAACTTAAAAGGGCTGAAGCAAGGCTCCCTGCGGTTGGCAGTGGTGACCACAGCTAAATATGTGATTCCCCGGCTGTTGGGTCCCTTTTGTCAGCGCTATCCAGGGATTGACGTGTCGCTTACCGTGGATAACCACGAACGGGTGATCGAAGGATTGATCGACAACCGGAATGATTTATACATTCTCAGCCAACCACCCGAAGATCTGGATGTGTCCATCCATCCGTTTCTAGAAAATCCCCTGGTGGTGCTGGCGCGGCGTCAGCATGGGCTGGCGGATCAAAAAAACATTTCCTTGAAACGGTTGGCGGAGGAACCTTTCATTATGCGGGAACCGGGGTCGGGAACCCGCAATGCCGTGCAGAAACTTTTCGATGAGTACGGCTTGGAGTTGAAAGTCAAGCTTGATTTAGGGAGTAATGAAGCCATTAAGCAGGCGATCGCCGGTGGGCTGGGGATTTCCGTACTTTCCTTGCATACCCTGGCACTGGAGGGAACCAATAGCCCGTTCACGATTCTGGATGTGGAAAATTTCCCAATTCAGCGCTCCTGGTATGTTGTCTACCCCTCTGGCAAGCAACTCTCCATTATTGCCCAAACCTTTTTTGAATATCTGCTCAACGAAGGCAAAGCGGTCGCTGAAGAAACTGCATTTCAGGGCATCTTTAGCCTCAGCAAAAAGGAGAATGAGGTTTAAGGTTTAAGTTCTCAGTTTTGAGTGATGGGACGCAGTATTCCCATTCAACTTAAAACTTAAAATTCAAAACTTAAAACTTAGTCCGGTAGCTTGTACTGCCCCACGATCCGCCTGGCATACTCTGGTACGTGGGTTGCTAGTTTTTCGGGGTGGTTACGCTTGACGTAAAGGTAATTGCGGGTGAAG from Kovacikia minuta CCNUW1 carries:
- a CDS encoding fasciclin domain-containing protein; the protein is MADIVDIAVSAGSFKTLVTAVQAAGLVETLKSPGPFTVFAPTDEAFAKLPPGTIQTLVQNIPQLTRILTFHVVPGKLTKADLAELGTVTSVEGSPIKIDCSNGFEVKNATVVAPDIEADNGVIHVIDRVILMG
- a CDS encoding LysR family transcriptional regulator, which gives rise to MKNATLHQLKVFEAVARHSSFTRAAEELFLTQPTVSMQVKQLSKAVGLPLFEQVGKRLYLTEAGKELYTTCRELFDRLSQFEIAVANLKGLKQGSLRLAVVTTAKYVIPRLLGPFCQRYPGIDVSLTVDNHERVIEGLIDNRNDLYILSQPPEDLDVSIHPFLENPLVVLARRQHGLADQKNISLKRLAEEPFIMREPGSGTRNAVQKLFDEYGLELKVKLDLGSNEAIKQAIAGGLGISVLSLHTLALEGTNSPFTILDVENFPIQRSWYVVYPSGKQLSIIAQTFFEYLLNEGKAVAEETAFQGIFSLSKKENEV